In one Asterias amurensis chromosome 9, ASM3211899v1 genomic region, the following are encoded:
- the LOC139941812 gene encoding metabotropic glutamate receptor 8-like produces MSFNHCAEMLIVLFCCFLRAHSSATGDPRKCFSHTQPGDIVLGGVFPLSFKSWPSCSSELSPWAVRLSEAMIFSIHEINKRDDILPNITLGFDLRDDCRSEEHAMWIALSLIHNTSVSFPETIHDDDCNLKPSGNVVGIVGSAFSETSIYLAKTAALFQVPVVSYAASSDELSDKHDYPYFLRTNAPDKIQVQVIIDLLIHFKWEYIGLMYSFQSDGFHGAFALQELAEQRGVCVAFTSPIREFASAVDLQAITEEIASYDKVKVIVLFGAKNEAQAVLRALKEQSSLRSRHIVWIGTTHWGYRLAEEDLEDVVVGSLFLRDYRPKVEAFGEYYTGLQPHSDNVSPWFREHALDWMRKHECSDLSKCPLDRGNTEGLVINSVYSYAYSLDSLIRKSCQNPGGCLQSAEDVKIDGVELLAALKTTQHDGPYGRVVLDSNGDGIGKFVVSNLQLGDDGQYIMVDVGYWDAGNETRLWLNDAMIQWPQNDIHPPESVCKQDCSPGQAVIALQRRCCFGCLQCPDNNIVANGTCSPCPVEYWPDEHCKVCLQIIPSGIPLNDPLVAVLLMAVVVGFLLCVTTGLGLVANRNHQLVKATSRELTCVHFAGLVLSFVAVLMLLVIRPDHKVCCVVESLISISFNLAYAPTLLKVARIHRIFNMGQVSASRPKFISPKSQVLVVVIMIVCQVSEVLLMR; encoded by the coding sequence ATGTCATTCAATCACTGCGCTGAAATGTTGATTGTGCTGTTCTGTTGTTTTTTACGAGCCCACAGCTCCGCCACAGGCGACCCGCGGAAATGCTTCTCGCATACCCAGCCGGGGGACATCGTCCTGGGAGGAGTGTTCCCTTTGAGTTTCAAAAGCTGGCCCTCTTGCAGTTCCGAGCTTTCCCCGTGGGCAGTCCGTCTGTCTGAGGCCATGATTTTCTCGATACATGAAATCAACAAACGCGACGACATCCTACCGAACATCACTCTGGGTTTCGACCTGCGAGACGATTGCCGATCGGAAGAACACGCCATGTGGATAGCACTGTCCCTCATCCACAACACCAGCGTGTCGTTCCCGGAGACAATACATGATGACGACTGCAACTTGAAGCCGTCGGGGAATGTCGTCGGCATCGTTGGGTCTGCCTTCAGCGAGACGAGCATCTACTTGGCTAAGACCGCTGCCCTGTTCCAAGTGCCCGTTGTGTCGTACGCTGCGTCAAGCGACGAGCTAAGCGACAAGCACGACTACCCGTATTTCTTACGCACCAACGCCCCGGATAAAATTCAAGTTCAAGTCATCATAGACCTGTTGATTCACTTCAAGTGGGAGTACATCGGCCTCATGTATTCGTTTCAGAGTGACGGGTTCCACGGGGCCTTTGCTCTGCAAGAACTAGCTGAACAGAGAGGGGTCTGCGTTGCCTTTACCTCCCCAATTCGTGAGTTTGCAAGCGCGGTAGATTTGCAGGCGATAACTGAAGAAATTGCTTCCTACGACAAAGTGAAAGTGATTGTTTTATTTGGCGCCAAAAACGAGGCACAGGCCGTTCTGCGAGCGCTGAAGGAGCAGTCGTCGCTTCGATCCAGACACATCGTGTGGATCGGCACAACGCATTGGGGTTACCGTCTGGCCGAGGAAGATCTCGAAGATGTCGTGGTCGGGTCTTTATTCCTCCGAGACTACCGTCCCAAGGTGGAAGCTTTCGGCGAGTACTACACCGGGTTACAGCCGCACTCCGACAACGTCAGTCCCTGGTTCAGAGAACATGCACTGGACTGGATGAGAAAACACGAATGCTCTGATTTGTCAAAGTGTCCTCTCGATCGTGGAAACACGGAAGGGTTGGttataaacagtgtttattctTATGCTTACTCCCTGGACTCGCTCATACGAAAAAGTTGCCAGAATCCAGGAGGTTGTTTGCAGAGTGCTGAAGACGTGAAGATAGACGGTGTTGAACTGTTGGCCGCGTTGAAGACAACCCAACATGACGGGCCGTATGGCAGGGTTGTCCTCGACTCTAACGGTGACGGGATCGGGAAATTTGTTGTTTCAAACTTGCAGCTCGGTGACGATGGCCAGTACATAATGGTCGACGTCGGATATTGGGATGCTGGAAACGAGACTAGGCTGTGGTTGAACGATGCCATGATACAGTGGCCTCAAAATGACATACACCCACCGGAGTCTGTGTGTAAACAAGACTGTTCACCGGGACAAGCCGTCATAGCCTTGCAAAGACGATGCTGCTTCGGTTGCCTCCAGTGCCCGGACAACAACATTGTCGCTAACGGCACTTGCTCCCCTTGCCCGGTAGAATACTGGCCGGACGAACATTGCAAAGTTTGTCTACAAATCATACCGTCCGGAATCCCTCTGAACGACCCGCTAGTGGCTGTCCTACTCATGGCTGTGGTTGTTGGCTTTCTGTTGTGTGTTACCACCGGCCTGGGCTTGGTCGCCAACAGAAACCACCAGCTCGTCAAGGCCACAAGCCGGGAGCTGACATGCGTCCACTTCGCTGGCCTCGTACTCTCATTCGTTGCTGTACTGATGCTTCTGGTCATCAGACCAGACCACAAAGTATGCTGCGTTGTAGAATCACTGATCAGCATCAGTTTCAACTTGGCCTACGCACCGACTCTCTTGAAGGTTGCCCGGATCCATCGCATCTTCAATATGGGGCAAGTCAGCGCCAGTCGACCCAAGTTTATTTCACCCAAGTCACAGGTGTTGGTAGTTGTTATCATGATCGTATGCCAGGTTAGTGAAGTCTTACTCATGAGATAA